The Chloroflexota bacterium DNA segment CTTGATTTTTCGATCAAAGAATGCAATAATACATCTGCTCTTCCCAGGGTGCCCCCCTCACTCTGGGAAGAGTTTTTTATTCTGGAATTATTGGTGTTTACTTGACTTTCACTATTTCCATGCCATAATGACATCAATAGAGGATTTACGCAGTTTGGTAAAAGTATACCGAAAATGGGTGCGTGAGGCGCAAAGCTCATTTTTCGGTTTACATCCACCGAAGTTGCGTAGGGCCTGCAATATTTATATTCATGAGGAGGTTATAACGATGGCGGAAAAAAGTGATTCTGAAGAAAAAAAAGTGAAGAAAGAAATCGCTGAAGTAGGAAAAGCAGCCAAGAACAAGAAAGACAAAAAGGGTGCAAAAGGCAAAAAAGGCAAGCCGGATAAGAAAGACAAGAAAACCAAGAAAGAAAAAAAGGGTAAAAAAGATAAAAAGGATAAGAAAGGCAAAAAAAAATAGGCTTTGATGCAACTCGATAGTTTTAAAATAAAAACAGGACAGTTATAAAAAAAACTGTCCTGTTTTTGCTAGTTTATTCCGTTGTGTTAGAGAGCTACAACGTCTTTAGCATTGGGGCCTTTTTCGCCTTGCTCAACGGTAAATTCTACACGTTGACCTTCGTCCAGGTTTTTGAAGCCTTCGCCAATGATAGCGTTAAAGTGAACGAAAACATCACCGCCAGCATCGCGCTCAATAAAGCCGTAGCCTTTTGAGCCATTGAACCATTTTACAACACCTTGTTCTTTTGACATGATTTGAAACTCCTTTCGTTGATTATTTGCTGGGTTACGCATGGGTTCCAAATCAAAGGTAAAACTTTTTTTTAGAACTTCTGTTTCACAAGCAATATAGTGTAACACATAACTGAATAAAAAGTGTATTAGTTTTATTAGAAAAAACCTTGCACACAAATATCGCCGCAGATTTCTGAAAAGTTGAAGATAGCGACCTTTAACGTTGCTCCAGTTCTCAACTTTTTTTAACATAAAAGCGCACCTTTCGATGCGCTAATAATATAGGCCGGGTGGGGGTCGAACCCACACGATGTTACCATCGAGGGATTTTAAGTCCCTTGCGTCTGCCAATTCCGCCACCGGCCCAACACCGTTAATTCTACACGGAGTTTTGGATTGGTCAAGGGATGATGCGCGCTATTCGTCGGGGCTCCATACTTCCCACACTTTGCCGACCAGCCCGGGGCCAGGTTTCAGCGTGGGTTTGCCGGGTTCCCAGCCAGCAGGTGTAGCTTCTGTGCCCTTAGATGCGCGCACAAGTTGGAAGGCCTGTACCTGACGGATGGTTTCGCCAATTTTACGCCCCACGGGCGGTGTCAATACTTCCATGCCCTGAATCACGCCATCGGGGTCAATGATGAAGCGTCCCCGCAATTCGATGCCCTGGTTCTCATCGTAAACGCCAAAGGCGCGGCCCACATTTCCGGCTTGGTCCGATGCCATATGGAAGGGTATGCCTCCATCGACCATTCTGACGAGTTCATAATCATTCCACATTTTGTGAACAAAGTGGCTATCAACGCTCACTGAGATAACTTCAACGCCCAGTTTTTGCAGTTCGTCATATTTATCGGCGACCGCCGATACTTCGGTCGCTCAGACGAAGGTAAAATCGCCCGGATAGAAGCAGACTAATACCCATTTGCCGAGGTAATCGGATAGCTTGACCTGGGTAAATGCACCTTTGAAATAGGCTGGCGCGGTGAAATCTGGGGCTTTTTGTCCTACACGAGCTGTCATTTTCATCTCCTGTTTCTGTGTAATTGTGTCGTATTGTTCGGATGCTGGTGTTGATTCTGTTGAAACAACACCGGTGATGCGGGCACACCCTTGAGGCTGTTCGCTCATAAAAACTCCTTTCAAATGCTCTAATGCTTATGCACTTGCAATTATAGCAGAGTGCGCAGTATGTATGACAAAAATGGAGTAAAGATTACCAAAAAATCGAATTTAAGTTCCATGTGAGTAAATAAAATCCCCTTTCAAAATTCTTGGAAGGGGATTTTATTTCAGTGTTGGGTACTAAAACCTAATCACCGGAAACAGGGATTTCAACAGGTTTCTTGCTTTGGCGGATTGCCCAGACCAATGCTGCGAGGAGGACTACGATAGCTAACCAGCCACCAAAACCAAGCGTTTTGTAAGTGACGATAATTGGAGCGAAAATCAACGCAACCAGATTGACCACTTTAATCATTGGGTTGAGGGCGGGGCCGGCAGTGTCTTTGAAGGGGTCGCCAACGGTATCGCCAACAACGCTGGCTTTATGGCGCTCAGAGCCTTTGCCAGTATTCTTTTCCAGGTCAACCGGTTCGTCTTCGATCAATTTCTTGGCGTTATCCCATGCACCACCAGCGTTATTAAGATATACCGCCAGTAATTGTCCCGAAACGATGATGCCAGCCAGGAAGCCTCCCAGGGCTTCAACTTGCAGCATCAGCCCTACAACAATGGGGGAAAGCACACCAATCAGCGCCAGGGGGATCAATTCTTTTTGTGCCGCTCCTGTAGAAATATCAACAGCCGCTTTGTAATCGGGATCGACTTTGCCTTCGAGTACGCCTAGTTTAAACTGACGACGCACTTCTTCAATGATCAAGGAGGCCGCCCGACTAACAGCTTGAATGGCGAAGGATGAAAAGAGCCAGGGGATGGCGCCGCCGATCAACATGCCGACGAAGACCTGAGGCATAGAAACGCGAATGCCGTTGGCCAGCGCCAGGGGGTCAACCCGGCTTACGTCGGTGATGAAAGAGCCAAAGAGCGAAACGGCTGCAATCACAGCGGAGCCGATAGCAATGCCTTTGGTGATGGCTTTGGTAGTGTTTCCAACGGCATCCAGGTCGGCCATAATTTTCTGGGCCTTCTTGGTGTCTTCATCTTCCATGCCGTTCCAAGCCATCTCGCCGATGCCAGCGGCGTTATCAGAGATCGGGCCGAAGGAGTCCATAGCAACATTGTTGCCGGTGAGGGTCAGCATCCCGATACCTGTCATGGCGACGCCGTAGAGAACGTAAGTGAATTGTTCAACAGGGTCGGAAGAAACACCGCCATAGATGATGATAGAGCCAAAGATCGTTGCTGCAATCACCAGCACGGACCAAACCGAGGATTCAAACCCTACGGATGTGCCCGAGAGAATCAGAGTCGCGGGGCCAGTATCAGCAGATTTCTTGATATCCTGAACCGGTGCGCCGTGGGAACCGGTAAAATAGTCGGTCAGGCGGTCAATCAAAATTGCCAAAAGCACGCCAATGGCTGTCGCCAGGAAAGGTCGCCACCAGCCGCCGGTGACGTCTTTCATGTAGAAAAATGCAACGGCCAAAAACATGATAGTGGATAGCGCAGCGGATGATAAGAAGCCATTAAAAATGGCTTGCATAGCGTTGCCGCCTTCTTCCGTAGAGTCGCTTTTTACCAGATACGTACCGATGATGGAAGCGATCACACCGATACCGCGCACCAATAAGGGGTAAATAATCCACTCCAAGTGACCGGTGATAGCGTGCAACGCGACACCTAAAATCATGCTGGATACAATCGTGACTTCGTAAGATTCAAAAATATCAGCAGCCATACCGGCGCAATCACCTACGTTGTCGCCAACCAGATCGGCTATAACAGCCGGGTTGCGGGGATCATCTTCAGGGATACCCGCTTCAACTTTGCCTACTAAATCGGCGCCAACATCAGCAGCCTTTGTAAAAATGCCGCCACCGACTCGCATGAAGAGCGCGATCAGGGTGCCGCCGAAGCCAAAACCTAATAATACATCGGGGGCTGCGATGCCAAAAACAATAAAGATGATTGTGCCGCCGAAAAGTCCTAGTCCATCGGTGAGCATACCGGTGATAGTGCCTGCCCGGTATGCGATGCGCAACGCATCGCCAAATGAACGCCTTGAAGCCGACGCTACGCGCACATTGCCCTGTACGGCCATGCGCATACCAATCTGGCCCACTGTGAGGGAGAAGCCCGCCCCCATTACAAATGCGATTGCGCGTCCCAGGCCAATAATCAGACGAATTTGATCGTGTGTCATCGTATGGAAACGTTCAAGCGCTTCGGGAGTAGGCGGAACGATGTACACCGAGAAGAACATGGCGATTGTGAGAATGCCAATCAGCGGCAAAATGCTCTTTAATTGGCGGCGCAAATAAGCATCTGCGCCCTCACGAATCGCGTTCCAGACTTTTTGCATAGCGTCGCTGCCTTTATCTTCACGCATAATTTGATTGCGTAAGAAAAGGGCATATAAAAGCCCTAAAATCGAAACGCCTAAAACGCTCCAGATGGCTATTTGCTCAAATGAGGTGAGTCCATACATAGAAGTTTATCCTCCAGCCTATACTTTGTTAATTAATAAGATTAATTGGATTGAGGCATTGTACAAGTTGCAAAACGTTGTGTCAAGTTTTGAGATCAATGGAACCGTTTCCGGATTGTGGCTTTTGAACGCTTCTGCCGTGTTTATTAGCGTTTCGTTAGAAGCAAAACCAACGCTTGACGCATATTTGTTGCCTGAGTATATTTGGTAGCGTGCGACCGCCCATCTTACAAAGCACTGCGGTTTCTTCACTCAAATCGCTGTGTTTTTTTGTTTGTGCCATGGGTATTGGGTGTTGCTTTTATTGTGAAAAAAGAGTATTCTCTTACTAACATCCCCTCAAAAAAGTACCCTGCCAAGCAGGATTTATCTGGTATGAGGGTGTTGGAGATTATATGATAGACGAATCGATACTATCCAGCATAAACGATGTCGAAAATTTACATGATGGTGGTGATGAAGGTTCCCCAGTTGCCCGTTTGGTTGAACTTGGACGAGAGCAAAACTACGTCTCCATTGACGATATTATGGGGTTTTTTCCCGGCGCTGAACAAGATATTAGCCAATTAGAAGAAGCGTTTGCGGCCTTGCTGAGCGCGGGAATTCCGTATATCGATGATGAAGATATTGACGCCCAGGTTGAGAAAGATATTGATGTAGATGATGAGATCGAAGAAGATGATTTGGCTTTTGATGCCAATTTTCTGGCGAATATTGATACCGGGGATACAATTGGTCTTTACATCAAAGAAGTTGGGCGCGTGCCTCTGCTGACTGCCGAGCAGGAAGTGAACCTATCCCAGCGCATCGAAAATGGTCGTACGGCGCGCGAGGAAATAGCAAGCAGCAAGCTCAGCCCAACGCGGCGATATGAACTTCAGCAAGCCATTCGTGATGGTTGGGCTGCTCGTGAGCATTTGATTACGGCCAACTCGCGCCTGGTGATTAGTGTTGCGAAAAAATATATGGGGCGTGGCGTTCCGTTTTTAGATTTGATCCAGGAGGGGAATATTGGCCTGATCCGTGCGGCCAAGAAATTTGATTACCACCGTGGCTATAAGTTTAGCACCTACGCAACCTGGTGGATCCGTCAGGCGGTGACACGTGCCATCGCCGATCAGGGGCGCACCATTCGTTTGCCCGTTCATATGGGCGATCAAATTAATAAACTGCTGCGCGTCCGCCATCAGTTAACGCAAGAGTTTGGGCGTGACCCATCTATACAGGAAATGGCGAGGGTGCTACAGATCGCTGCCGAAAAAGTGGAGTATATGATGAAAGTGGCGCGGCGCCCGCTATCGCTGGAAATGCCTACCGACGATGAAGCGGACTCCGTTTTAGGTGATTTCATCCCCGATGAGGATTCGCCTCCCCCGGACGATAAAGCCATCCAAAACCTGCTCAAAGAGCATCTGACTGCTGTGTTGGATAACCTGCCCCCAAGGGAGGTGCGCGTATTGCAATTGCGATATGGTTTGCTCGATGGACAGTTGTATACTCTGGAAGAAGTAGGGCGTAAAATGGGCGTCACGCGCGAGCGTGTGCGTCAGATTGAAGCTCAGGCCCTCAGCCGCCTGCGTAACCCGGCTATACAAGAAAAATTGAGCGAATATCTGGATTAGAAAAAGACCCTGAAGGTTCGCCCTCAGGGTCTTTTTGCGTAAATTAGCATCCCATCGCTGCCGTAAATATCGGTGGGGATTTTGTGCAGCAGGACGTAGTTATTGTCAAAGCGGGGGTCAGCGAATAACCCTTTGCGACCATAGATTTCCAGAAGAATCACATAATCAGGCTGCTGTTCGATGATTAAATCGGGCGGGACGGCGTAGCTGATGGCGTAGTACGTCTCATCGAGGGGGTAGTATTGTAGCGAAACAGGCGAGTTCAGCCCCACAGTGTCGAGGATGCGCGTGGGGGTATAGAAACCCAGCACACCGACATCCCCGGCGGCCAGCGTGGGGATGGATTCTTCGCCGCGGGTTTGAATTTCATCATTGAGCCAATCAGCGGCCTGACGGTAGAGCAGTTCGAGTTGAAACCAGGCCATTTCTGGCGCGGGGCGTTGCGGGCCGTGATCGGGCTGGAGTTGCCAGCCTCGCAGCGAGGAGATCAGCGGGAGCAGCATTAACATGGGGAGTAAAATCTGCTTCCAGCGCGGCAGCCGACCCCGGGCCGAGTCTGAATTTCCTGTGCCTCGCACAAGTTTTTCCATCCCAATAAGAATGAATAGAAAGTAAACCGGCAGCGGGGGTGTGAGATACCAGCGGAAGATGAGCGGGTTGGCAATGGCAAAGACGGCAAAATAAAGCCAGGGATAGAGCGCCCAGGGCCACAGGCGCGGGTTTTCTTTGAGTGCAGCGCGTGCGCCGACGTAGAATAAAAACGGAAAAAAAATCAGGCCGATGGCGATCCAGGGAATGCCAAAGGTGAGGTGCCCGAGGAAAGGGGTGGCGTAATGCTGCATCAAACGAATGAGACCGGCGTTATCGGGCAGACGATAGGCCAGGGTTTTTGCGGCCACAGAGTGCGGGATGGGACTGCCGAAGTAAAGTGTGGCGAAGCCAAACCAGGCCGCGGTGGGGAGGCCGAAGGCGAGCAGTTCGGCGAGGATGAGGCCCGCGGCTGGCCGTCGGTCGTCGGTCTTCTGTTGATTATCCTTCCAGATGGAGGCGGCGCGGTCAAAGGCGAGCAGTGCCAGCAATAGCAGCGCATCGGGACGGGTGAGCAGGCTCAGGGCGGCCAGCCATGCGGCGCGGGTGTGTTTATCTGAAATATGCGCATAGACGGTGGCGGTGAGCAGCAGCATATACAAGCTGGTTTCCAGTCCGCCGATGGCAAAGGTCACGCTGAAGGGAGCGATGGCCCAGAGTAGGCCAGCCGTGATTCCAGCGTAGGGATGTTTCAGGCGTTTGCCAATTTGCCAGAGTAACAGGGCGGTTGCCGTGTCGGCCAGGGCGTTGACGGCCAGCGCGATGGCCGGGAAATCGGCCGTGGTGCCGCCGCGCAATGCGCCGAGCATAACCATTAGCAAGGTAAAGAGCGGGGTGGTGGTGCCCTGAACGCGCTCGCCGGGGTTGTAGACAAAGCCCTCTCCGGCTAGAATATTGCGCGCATAACGATAGGTGATGAAAGAATCGTCGATGGTGCGCGCTCCGGGAAGAAAGCGGGCGCAGAGTGCCAAAGTGATAATGACTAAGAATGGCAGAATGTGGCGACGTTTGAGCATGGGATGATTATACGGTTTTGGGTTCAAGGTGACAAGTTGGAGGATGAAATATGACGGTTGGAAAAGCTTTTGATGAATCGGTGGCGTATTACGATGGCTGGATTAAATCTGCGCTTCCGGGTTATGCGGCGCTCTTCGCCGCGGCGCTGGATGTTATTCCGTTCGAAAAGGGGGCGGCGTTGGATATTCTGGATTTGGGGGCCGGTACGGGGCTTTTCGCAGAATATGTGCTTGGCAAGTACGAACGAGCGCGTTTTACGCTGTTGGATATTGCCCCGAAAATGTTGGCGTTGGCTGCGAAACGTTTTGAAGCCAACCGGGCGCAATTTGATTTTATTGAGCAGGATTTTCGCCAATTTGACGCGCCGCAAAGTTTTAATGTGGTGATCTCCAGCATGGCGATTCACCATTTGACAGCAGGCGAAAAGCAACAACTTTTCTCGGCGATCTTCCGCAGTTTGCGCGCCGGTGGTGTGTTCATCAACCTCGATCAGATCAAAGCCCCCTCGCCGGAGTTGCAGCAATTCTATTGGGATCACTGGCTGGCGCATGTGCGCGCCCACAACGCCGCCTAGGATCAGATTCAGGCCAGTATCCAGCGCCGGTTAGAGTTTGACAAAAGAGAACACGGAGCGATGGAGATTTTTCTAAAAGGGTTTTTCAAAAACGCTGTTCTCTCTGTGGCTAAAACCTATTTGGTTCCAAATCATTTGTGTTGGGGATTCATCGTTGCGCTCAAAATGACTACGAAAAAAATACCGTTCTAAAAATAGCTTTATTACAGCGAGATCACGGCCAGGGATATATCACGGAAGTAGTGTTTTCGAAAATGGCGCTTGAGACCGTGTTCATGGATGCAATCAGTTGGTGACTGTCGAATCCATTTTCGCTCAGTTCTTTTTTGGAGATATACAAATATGTCGGTCTGATGCCCTGTACTGCCGCCCAGTCTTGCAGACAAGCGAAATTCGCTCCGGCGCAGGTTTGCAGCGCCGCGTGCCGCTCAACCCGGCGATTGAATTCGCCCTCGGGCAGCCATTCGTGTCCCTGTGGGGTTGCCAAGCTGCTGCGCTCGCTCAAAGTTGGGAACCACTCCGATGTGTAGTCGATGCCATAGCTGCGCGCGCCGGTCAGGATGATGAAAGCTGCTTCGCTCGACGTATTCTCTTTGACCCACGCCATTGCCTGAACCTGTTCGGAAGAAAGGCGTGCATAATGGGGCGCCAGATACGCAGCAACAACGCCATAGATGAGCAGAAAGCCGAGTGCCAGTTGATAGACGGGTTGCACACGCGCGCCCCGGGGTTGATTCGCGTCCGGGATGAGTAGCACAGCCTCGAGGCCTGCTCCGGCTAACAAGGCCGCGGGAACCGCGGCATAGGCTGCCCCCAGGCGTGGTTCGAAGATGAAAACACCCAATAACCAGGTCGGGATGAACCAGCGTCGCGCTCTCAGGCTGTTGAAGAAACCCAGGAAGCAAAAAACAGCCAAAAAAGCGATCAACGCTTCATTCGTGAAGAGAAAACTGAAGGGGGTTAGCAGCGCGGTGATGGAAAATGTCTCGGTCTGGAAAGGGGAGCGCAAGGTCTTCAACCCGTGTCGGACAACAACCGAAATCCACCACGGCGCGGTCAGTGCGATTGTGCCCGAGGCAGCCGCGAAAGATAACTTAATGCGCTCAGCGATTCCGCGCGGAGTGTGAAAGATGAGCAGCAGCGCGCTGCTGTAGGCTGCGAACCAGGCCATCCCCGGATGACTGAGCAGGGTCAGCCCGCCAAATAGGGCTGTACGCGCCAGACGAATTCGATTGGGTTGTGTGTAGAGCGCGTGTAGTTCGCTCAGGGTCAGCAGCGCAAAAAGCAGCCCCGGGGCACGCGTCAGCCCCGCGCCGACGATTAGCGGATCAAAGGCAGTAGGCAGCAGGGCAAAGCCAAAAGTTGCCAGCAATGCTGCGTTGCCAGTCGGTAACAGTTTGCGGGCCAGCCCGTAAAAAACCGGAATGGTGAGTGTGCTGATAATAGCAGGCAGCAGGCGGACGAGTTCTATCAACGGCAGATGCGTCAGCGCGGCGATCCAGTGTGTCAGGAAGAAAGCCAGCGGAGGGTAGGCGTAGGGAATCTGGGAATGATTGTAACTGGTGAAATGCGGCAAAATCCCCGGCGAGTTGGATAAATCTTGCACCATAGTGTAAAACAGCCCGCCATCGTTAAGCGGGTACGCGCCACCAAGCGGGTGGATGATGCGCACGAAACCACCCACCAGAATGGCTATGATGAATAGCATTATTCGAATCTTCGGGGCAGATGTTGTTGTGGGATTCGTCACAGGGATTTTGTTAACAAATTAGTTCGGGTTTACAAAATTGCAAAACATGCCGCGGATTGATGCGTTACAATACAGCCATTATGCGTTTACGTGACCGATATTATCATACGCTCTCCAGAATTCCAAGCGCCCTGTGGCTGGCCGGGGCGCTATTGGTTGCTGCCCTATTAAAAGTAAGCCTGCTGTTGGCGGAGGCCGTACCCTTCAACAGCGATGAAGCCGTTGTGGCATTGATGGCGCGGCATATTCTGCAGGGTGAGCGCCCGATCTTTTTTTATGGGCAGGCCTATATGGGCAGCCTGGATGCTTTTCTGGTCGCGTTCGGGTTTTGGGTGTTTGGTGAACATGTCTGGGTCATTCGGCTGGTGCAGGGTACGCTCTATTTGGGTGTAATCGCAACCACTGCCCGGTTGGGGAAAGCATTGCTGGGGTCGCAACGCGTCGGGCAGATAGCCGCCTGGATGTTGGCGATTCCCGCGGTCATTCTTACCTTATATACTACGGTGTCGTTGGGCGGTTATGGCGAAGCCCTGTTGCTGGGGAATTTGATCCTGTTGCTGGGTATGAAAATCCTGAACGCGCTCAAAAGCGAAGCGCCGCCTTCGCTATGGCTGTGGAGTCTGTGGGGCAGTATGGCCGGGTTGGGCCTGTGGGTCTTTGGCCTGACGTTGGTATACAGCATTCCAGTGGGGCTGGTTCTGTTGTGGCATTTGTGGCGGCGGCAAAAGTTTGTGCCGCGGGTTAGGGCCGCCGT contains these protein-coding regions:
- a CDS encoding cold-shock protein; its protein translation is MSKEQGVVKWFNGSKGYGFIERDAGGDVFVHFNAIIGEGFKNLDEGQRVEFTVEQGEKGPNAKDVVAL
- a CDS encoding peroxiredoxin yields the protein MSEQPQGCARITGVVSTESTPASEQYDTITQKQEMKMTARVGQKAPDFTAPAYFKGAFTQVKLSDYLGKWVLVCFYPGDFTFVUATEVSAVADKYDELQKLGVEVISVSVDSHFVHKMWNDYELVRMVDGGIPFHMASDQAGNVGRAFGVYDENQGIELRGRFIIDPDGVIQGMEVLTPPVGRKIGETIRQVQAFQLVRASKGTEATPAGWEPGKPTLKPGPGLVGKVWEVWSPDE
- a CDS encoding sodium-translocating pyrophosphatase; translated protein: MYGLTSFEQIAIWSVLGVSILGLLYALFLRNQIMREDKGSDAMQKVWNAIREGADAYLRRQLKSILPLIGILTIAMFFSVYIVPPTPEALERFHTMTHDQIRLIIGLGRAIAFVMGAGFSLTVGQIGMRMAVQGNVRVASASRRSFGDALRIAYRAGTITGMLTDGLGLFGGTIIFIVFGIAAPDVLLGFGFGGTLIALFMRVGGGIFTKAADVGADLVGKVEAGIPEDDPRNPAVIADLVGDNVGDCAGMAADIFESYEVTIVSSMILGVALHAITGHLEWIIYPLLVRGIGVIASIIGTYLVKSDSTEEGGNAMQAIFNGFLSSAALSTIMFLAVAFFYMKDVTGGWWRPFLATAIGVLLAILIDRLTDYFTGSHGAPVQDIKKSADTGPATLILSGTSVGFESSVWSVLVIAATIFGSIIIYGGVSSDPVEQFTYVLYGVAMTGIGMLTLTGNNVAMDSFGPISDNAAGIGEMAWNGMEDEDTKKAQKIMADLDAVGNTTKAITKGIAIGSAVIAAVSLFGSFITDVSRVDPLALANGIRVSMPQVFVGMLIGGAIPWLFSSFAIQAVSRAASLIIEEVRRQFKLGVLEGKVDPDYKAAVDISTGAAQKELIPLALIGVLSPIVVGLMLQVEALGGFLAGIIVSGQLLAVYLNNAGGAWDNAKKLIEDEPVDLEKNTGKGSERHKASVVGDTVGDPFKDTAGPALNPMIKVVNLVALIFAPIIVTYKTLGFGGWLAIVVLLAALVWAIRQSKKPVEIPVSGD
- a CDS encoding sigma-70 family RNA polymerase sigma factor; translation: MIDESILSSINDVENLHDGGDEGSPVARLVELGREQNYVSIDDIMGFFPGAEQDISQLEEAFAALLSAGIPYIDDEDIDAQVEKDIDVDDEIEEDDLAFDANFLANIDTGDTIGLYIKEVGRVPLLTAEQEVNLSQRIENGRTAREEIASSKLSPTRRYELQQAIRDGWAAREHLITANSRLVISVAKKYMGRGVPFLDLIQEGNIGLIRAAKKFDYHRGYKFSTYATWWIRQAVTRAIADQGRTIRLPVHMGDQINKLLRVRHQLTQEFGRDPSIQEMARVLQIAAEKVEYMMKVARRPLSLEMPTDDEADSVLGDFIPDEDSPPPDDKAIQNLLKEHLTAVLDNLPPREVRVLQLRYGLLDGQLYTLEEVGRKMGVTRERVRQIEAQALSRLRNPAIQEKLSEYLD
- a CDS encoding class I SAM-dependent methyltransferase — translated: MTVGKAFDESVAYYDGWIKSALPGYAALFAAALDVIPFEKGAALDILDLGAGTGLFAEYVLGKYERARFTLLDIAPKMLALAAKRFEANRAQFDFIEQDFRQFDAPQSFNVVISSMAIHHLTAGEKQQLFSAIFRSLRAGGVFINLDQIKAPSPELQQFYWDHWLAHVRAHNAA